Proteins from one Scleropages formosus chromosome 14, fSclFor1.1, whole genome shotgun sequence genomic window:
- the LOC108928982 gene encoding ensconsin-like isoform X1 — protein sequence MWARAGGSQPKMAEGATSVKAMRAQMAAAAQAQAEDRRSQARTSPVAASPDPASGSKSPVARPVIDGATLKVDDRLRVAKERREEQEKQQAARESQALERERKSRAQYEQQMEERQRKLEEQRRKEEQRRSAVEEKRRQRQEEEKEHYEAVLRRAMERGQRLDQRQKRWSWGGGVNVDSVDKRLKQQADPVVSKHLSSSSASLLNSPDKTGRPLAALANGCTLNRLLTPTQASIARSRSAAAALSALATGSQALVSSLPSARRPLRSRSSDRQKPLTTPAALPSTRGPDSSQKTVKEKRFSSPGTKRPASPSTLPGRRSPSPAPAASGANRRPSSPAPAKPASRSRPPSPTVTKQRPPSPQPNAKPPPIQRPALTPTGPPALRKRETKPKESSPVQPLLAHSQETAAAGAASSTKTKDDSSAKVIAGSTSAEEAARILSENRRLAREQKEREEQLRVQREEEERLRKEEEERLAEEQRVQRLEEERRRAEERKRLEEERLHLAQEERQRLEAEEMARQAELQREREEAEARAQEEAEKQRQERERIMQRNQQERMERRKRIEEIMKRTRKTDQSDSKRDEKGMLDETEEEDGKAKEQRLKEVEYRAEEQELQQDAERCDHPAEEPLAMQVQPAVNVNEKVEMSTKEDSGEEEVAISSMPKARVGEKEPSDALLPGVKCRVGSWNFEELIDQPVHPKAQSIAGAEGHDLIDADTAAP from the exons CTGCAGCTGCGCAGGCGCAGGCAGAGGATCGACGCAGTCAGGCCAGGACCAGCCCTGTGGCAGCATCACCCGACCCAGCCAGCGGCAGCAAGAGCCCTGTGGCCCGGCCAG TCATTGATGGAGCAACCCTAAAAGTAGACGACAGACTCAGAGTAgcaaaggagaggagagaggagcaggagaaacaACAAG CTGCCCGGGAGTCCCAGGCCCTGGAGCGCGAGCGGAAATCTCGGGCGCAATACGAGCAGCAAATGGAGGAGCGACAGaggaagctggaggagcagcgccGGAAGGAGGAACAGCGGCGATCTGCTGTAGAGGAAAAGAGGCGACAGAGGCAGGAGGAAGAAAAG GAGCACTACGAAGCTGTACTGCGGCGAGCGATGGAACGCGGCCAACGGCTGGACCAGAGGCAGAAGAGGTGGTCCTGGGGGGGAGGAGTGAATGTTGATTCCG TGGACAAACGTTTGAAGCAGCAGGCTGATCCCGTGGTCAGCAAGCATCTGTCCTCATCCTCGGCCTCCCTTCTCAATTCCCCAGACAAGA CGGGGCGCCCCCTGGCTGCACTCGCAAACGGCTGCACCCTGAACCGCCTGCTCACTCCCACCCAGGCCTCCATAGCTAGGAGCAGGAGTGCTGCCGCCGCCCTGTCAGCATTGGCAACCGGCTCCCAAG CTTTGGTCAGCTCCCTGCCCTCGGCTCGCCGACCACTCCGCAGCCGCAGCAGTGACCGCCAGAAGCCCCTAACGACCCCCGCAGCCCTGCCTTCAACAAGGGGACCTGACAGTTCACAG AAAACTGTGAAGGAGAAACGGTTCTCATCACCAGGAACCAAACGTCCAGCTTCTCCCTCCACGCTACCAGGCCGCCGTTCGCCCTCCCCTGCACCTGCAGCATCAGGCGCCAACAGGAGACCGTCATCCCCTGCACCAGCAAA GCCGGCTTCACGCTCCCGGCCCCCATCGCCTACTGTGACCAAGCagcgccccccctccccgcagcCCAACGCCAAGCCCCCTCCCATCCAGCGGCCCGCCCTCACACCCACAGGACCTCCTGCTCTCCGAAAGCGGGAGACCAAGCCAAAGGAGAGCTCCCCTGTGCAGCCCCTACTCGCTCACTCCCAGGAGACAGCTGCAGCAGGCGCAGCTTCTAGTACCAAGACCAAAGATG ACAGCAGTGCAAAAGTCATAGCAGGCTCCACATCAGCCGAGGAAGCTGCCAGGATCTTGTCGGAGAACCGACGACTCGCCCgggagcagaaagagagagaggagcagctCCGAGtccagagagaggaggaggagag GCTaaggaaggaagaagaggagcgGCTAGCGGAAGAGCAGAGGGTTCAGCGCCTGGAGGAGGAGCgcaggagagcagaggagaggaagaggctCGAGGAGGAGCGATTGCACCTTGCGCAGGAGGAGAGGCAGAGGCTCGAGGCAGAGGAGATGGCCAGACAAGCGGAGCTGCAGAGGGAG CGTGAGGAGGCCGAGGCTCGGGCCCAGGAGGAGGCCGAGAAACAAAGGCAGGAGCGTGAGAGGATCATGCAGAGGAACCAGCAGGAGCggatggagaggaggaag agaattgAAGAAATTATGAAGAGGACACGAAAAACTGACCAAAGTGATTCTAAG CGGGATGAGAAGGGCATGCTTGATGAGACAGAGGAGGAAGACGGCAAGGCAAAAG AACAGAGACTGAAAGAGGTAGAGTACCGTGCTGAGGAGCAGGAGCTTCAGCAGGATGCAGAGAGGTGTGACCACCCTGCTGAGGAGCCTTTGGCAATGCAGGTGCAGCCTGCagtgaatgtaaatgagaagGTGGAGATGAGCACCAAGGAGGACTCGGGCGAGGAAGAGGTGGCCATTAG CTCGATGCCCAAGGCCCGAGTGGGGGAGAAGGAGCCCAGCGACGCTTTACTGCCAGGCGTCAAGTGCAGGGTGGGATCTTGGAACTTTGAGGAGCTCATTGATCAGCCTGTGCACCCCAAGGCTCAGTCAATTGCTGGGGCAGAGGGACATGACCTGATCGATGCAGATACTGCTGCACCCTAG
- the LOC108928982 gene encoding ensconsin-like isoform X4, with amino-acid sequence MWARAGGSQPKMAEGATSVKAMRAQMAAAAQAQAEDRRSQARTSPVAASPDPASGSKSPVARPVIDGATLKVDDRLRVAKERREEQEKQQAARESQALERERKSRAQYEQQMEERQRKLEEQRRKEEQRRSAVEEKRRQRQEEEKEHYEAVLRRAMERGQRLDQRQKRWSWGGGVNVDSAGRPLAALANGCTLNRLLTPTQASIARSRSAAAALSALATGSQALVSSLPSARRPLRSRSSDRQKPLTTPAALPSTRGPDSSQKTVKEKRFSSPGTKRPASPSTLPGRRSPSPAPAASGANRRPSSPAPAKPASRSRPPSPTVTKQRPPSPQPNAKPPPIQRPALTPTGPPALRKRETKPKESSPVQPLLAHSQETAAAGAASSTKTKDDSSAKVIAGSTSAEEAARILSENRRLAREQKEREEQLRVQREEEERLRKEEEERLAEEQRVQRLEEERRRAEERKRLEEERLHLAQEERQRLEAEEMARQAELQREREEAEARAQEEAEKQRQERERIMQRNQQERMERRKRIEEIMKRTRKTDQSDSKRDEKGMLDETEEEDGKAKEQRLKEVEYRAEEQELQQDAERCDHPAEEPLAMQVQPAVNVNEKVEMSTKEDSGEEEVAISSMPKARVGEKEPSDALLPGVKCRVGSWNFEELIDQPVHPKAQSIAGAEGHDLIDADTAAP; translated from the exons CTGCAGCTGCGCAGGCGCAGGCAGAGGATCGACGCAGTCAGGCCAGGACCAGCCCTGTGGCAGCATCACCCGACCCAGCCAGCGGCAGCAAGAGCCCTGTGGCCCGGCCAG TCATTGATGGAGCAACCCTAAAAGTAGACGACAGACTCAGAGTAgcaaaggagaggagagaggagcaggagaaacaACAAG CTGCCCGGGAGTCCCAGGCCCTGGAGCGCGAGCGGAAATCTCGGGCGCAATACGAGCAGCAAATGGAGGAGCGACAGaggaagctggaggagcagcgccGGAAGGAGGAACAGCGGCGATCTGCTGTAGAGGAAAAGAGGCGACAGAGGCAGGAGGAAGAAAAG GAGCACTACGAAGCTGTACTGCGGCGAGCGATGGAACGCGGCCAACGGCTGGACCAGAGGCAGAAGAGGTGGTCCTGGGGGGGAGGAGTGAATGTTGATTCCG CGGGGCGCCCCCTGGCTGCACTCGCAAACGGCTGCACCCTGAACCGCCTGCTCACTCCCACCCAGGCCTCCATAGCTAGGAGCAGGAGTGCTGCCGCCGCCCTGTCAGCATTGGCAACCGGCTCCCAAG CTTTGGTCAGCTCCCTGCCCTCGGCTCGCCGACCACTCCGCAGCCGCAGCAGTGACCGCCAGAAGCCCCTAACGACCCCCGCAGCCCTGCCTTCAACAAGGGGACCTGACAGTTCACAG AAAACTGTGAAGGAGAAACGGTTCTCATCACCAGGAACCAAACGTCCAGCTTCTCCCTCCACGCTACCAGGCCGCCGTTCGCCCTCCCCTGCACCTGCAGCATCAGGCGCCAACAGGAGACCGTCATCCCCTGCACCAGCAAA GCCGGCTTCACGCTCCCGGCCCCCATCGCCTACTGTGACCAAGCagcgccccccctccccgcagcCCAACGCCAAGCCCCCTCCCATCCAGCGGCCCGCCCTCACACCCACAGGACCTCCTGCTCTCCGAAAGCGGGAGACCAAGCCAAAGGAGAGCTCCCCTGTGCAGCCCCTACTCGCTCACTCCCAGGAGACAGCTGCAGCAGGCGCAGCTTCTAGTACCAAGACCAAAGATG ACAGCAGTGCAAAAGTCATAGCAGGCTCCACATCAGCCGAGGAAGCTGCCAGGATCTTGTCGGAGAACCGACGACTCGCCCgggagcagaaagagagagaggagcagctCCGAGtccagagagaggaggaggagag GCTaaggaaggaagaagaggagcgGCTAGCGGAAGAGCAGAGGGTTCAGCGCCTGGAGGAGGAGCgcaggagagcagaggagaggaagaggctCGAGGAGGAGCGATTGCACCTTGCGCAGGAGGAGAGGCAGAGGCTCGAGGCAGAGGAGATGGCCAGACAAGCGGAGCTGCAGAGGGAG CGTGAGGAGGCCGAGGCTCGGGCCCAGGAGGAGGCCGAGAAACAAAGGCAGGAGCGTGAGAGGATCATGCAGAGGAACCAGCAGGAGCggatggagaggaggaag agaattgAAGAAATTATGAAGAGGACACGAAAAACTGACCAAAGTGATTCTAAG CGGGATGAGAAGGGCATGCTTGATGAGACAGAGGAGGAAGACGGCAAGGCAAAAG AACAGAGACTGAAAGAGGTAGAGTACCGTGCTGAGGAGCAGGAGCTTCAGCAGGATGCAGAGAGGTGTGACCACCCTGCTGAGGAGCCTTTGGCAATGCAGGTGCAGCCTGCagtgaatgtaaatgagaagGTGGAGATGAGCACCAAGGAGGACTCGGGCGAGGAAGAGGTGGCCATTAG CTCGATGCCCAAGGCCCGAGTGGGGGAGAAGGAGCCCAGCGACGCTTTACTGCCAGGCGTCAAGTGCAGGGTGGGATCTTGGAACTTTGAGGAGCTCATTGATCAGCCTGTGCACCCCAAGGCTCAGTCAATTGCTGGGGCAGAGGGACATGACCTGATCGATGCAGATACTGCTGCACCCTAG
- the LOC108928982 gene encoding ensconsin-like isoform X2 yields the protein MLIMPIAENITVQPGSCGHSQLHPSAAAQAQAEDRRSQARTSPVAASPDPASGSKSPVARPVIDGATLKVDDRLRVAKERREEQEKQQAARESQALERERKSRAQYEQQMEERQRKLEEQRRKEEQRRSAVEEKRRQRQEEEKEHYEAVLRRAMERGQRLDQRQKRWSWGGGVNVDSVDKRLKQQADPVVSKHLSSSSASLLNSPDKTGRPLAALANGCTLNRLLTPTQASIARSRSAAAALSALATGSQALVSSLPSARRPLRSRSSDRQKPLTTPAALPSTRGPDSSQKTVKEKRFSSPGTKRPASPSTLPGRRSPSPAPAASGANRRPSSPAPAKPASRSRPPSPTVTKQRPPSPQPNAKPPPIQRPALTPTGPPALRKRETKPKESSPVQPLLAHSQETAAAGAASSTKTKDDSSAKVIAGSTSAEEAARILSENRRLAREQKEREEQLRVQREEEERLRKEEEERLAEEQRVQRLEEERRRAEERKRLEEERLHLAQEERQRLEAEEMARQAELQREREEAEARAQEEAEKQRQERERIMQRNQQERMERRKRIEEIMKRTRKTDQSDSKRDEKGMLDETEEEDGKAKEQRLKEVEYRAEEQELQQDAERCDHPAEEPLAMQVQPAVNVNEKVEMSTKEDSGEEEVAISSMPKARVGEKEPSDALLPGVKCRVGSWNFEELIDQPVHPKAQSIAGAEGHDLIDADTAAP from the exons ATGTTAATAA TGCCGATTGCGGAGAACATCACTGTCCAGCCCGGCAGCTGCGGTCACTCCCAGCTCCATCCAT CTGCAGCTGCGCAGGCGCAGGCAGAGGATCGACGCAGTCAGGCCAGGACCAGCCCTGTGGCAGCATCACCCGACCCAGCCAGCGGCAGCAAGAGCCCTGTGGCCCGGCCAG TCATTGATGGAGCAACCCTAAAAGTAGACGACAGACTCAGAGTAgcaaaggagaggagagaggagcaggagaaacaACAAG CTGCCCGGGAGTCCCAGGCCCTGGAGCGCGAGCGGAAATCTCGGGCGCAATACGAGCAGCAAATGGAGGAGCGACAGaggaagctggaggagcagcgccGGAAGGAGGAACAGCGGCGATCTGCTGTAGAGGAAAAGAGGCGACAGAGGCAGGAGGAAGAAAAG GAGCACTACGAAGCTGTACTGCGGCGAGCGATGGAACGCGGCCAACGGCTGGACCAGAGGCAGAAGAGGTGGTCCTGGGGGGGAGGAGTGAATGTTGATTCCG TGGACAAACGTTTGAAGCAGCAGGCTGATCCCGTGGTCAGCAAGCATCTGTCCTCATCCTCGGCCTCCCTTCTCAATTCCCCAGACAAGA CGGGGCGCCCCCTGGCTGCACTCGCAAACGGCTGCACCCTGAACCGCCTGCTCACTCCCACCCAGGCCTCCATAGCTAGGAGCAGGAGTGCTGCCGCCGCCCTGTCAGCATTGGCAACCGGCTCCCAAG CTTTGGTCAGCTCCCTGCCCTCGGCTCGCCGACCACTCCGCAGCCGCAGCAGTGACCGCCAGAAGCCCCTAACGACCCCCGCAGCCCTGCCTTCAACAAGGGGACCTGACAGTTCACAG AAAACTGTGAAGGAGAAACGGTTCTCATCACCAGGAACCAAACGTCCAGCTTCTCCCTCCACGCTACCAGGCCGCCGTTCGCCCTCCCCTGCACCTGCAGCATCAGGCGCCAACAGGAGACCGTCATCCCCTGCACCAGCAAA GCCGGCTTCACGCTCCCGGCCCCCATCGCCTACTGTGACCAAGCagcgccccccctccccgcagcCCAACGCCAAGCCCCCTCCCATCCAGCGGCCCGCCCTCACACCCACAGGACCTCCTGCTCTCCGAAAGCGGGAGACCAAGCCAAAGGAGAGCTCCCCTGTGCAGCCCCTACTCGCTCACTCCCAGGAGACAGCTGCAGCAGGCGCAGCTTCTAGTACCAAGACCAAAGATG ACAGCAGTGCAAAAGTCATAGCAGGCTCCACATCAGCCGAGGAAGCTGCCAGGATCTTGTCGGAGAACCGACGACTCGCCCgggagcagaaagagagagaggagcagctCCGAGtccagagagaggaggaggagag GCTaaggaaggaagaagaggagcgGCTAGCGGAAGAGCAGAGGGTTCAGCGCCTGGAGGAGGAGCgcaggagagcagaggagaggaagaggctCGAGGAGGAGCGATTGCACCTTGCGCAGGAGGAGAGGCAGAGGCTCGAGGCAGAGGAGATGGCCAGACAAGCGGAGCTGCAGAGGGAG CGTGAGGAGGCCGAGGCTCGGGCCCAGGAGGAGGCCGAGAAACAAAGGCAGGAGCGTGAGAGGATCATGCAGAGGAACCAGCAGGAGCggatggagaggaggaag agaattgAAGAAATTATGAAGAGGACACGAAAAACTGACCAAAGTGATTCTAAG CGGGATGAGAAGGGCATGCTTGATGAGACAGAGGAGGAAGACGGCAAGGCAAAAG AACAGAGACTGAAAGAGGTAGAGTACCGTGCTGAGGAGCAGGAGCTTCAGCAGGATGCAGAGAGGTGTGACCACCCTGCTGAGGAGCCTTTGGCAATGCAGGTGCAGCCTGCagtgaatgtaaatgagaagGTGGAGATGAGCACCAAGGAGGACTCGGGCGAGGAAGAGGTGGCCATTAG CTCGATGCCCAAGGCCCGAGTGGGGGAGAAGGAGCCCAGCGACGCTTTACTGCCAGGCGTCAAGTGCAGGGTGGGATCTTGGAACTTTGAGGAGCTCATTGATCAGCCTGTGCACCCCAAGGCTCAGTCAATTGCTGGGGCAGAGGGACATGACCTGATCGATGCAGATACTGCTGCACCCTAG
- the LOC108928982 gene encoding ensconsin-like isoform X5, with the protein MWARAGGSQPKMAEGATSVKAMRAQMAAAAQAQAEDRRSQARTSPVAASPDPASGSKSPVARPVIDGATLKVDDRLRVAKERREEQEKQQAARESQALERERKSRAQYEQQMEERQRKLEEQRRKEEQRRSAVEEKRRQRQEEEKEHYEAVLRRAMERGQRLDQRQKRWSWGGGVNVDSVDKRLKQQADPVVSKHLSSSSASLLNSPDKTLVSSLPSARRPLRSRSSDRQKPLTTPAALPSTRGPDSSQKTVKEKRFSSPGTKRPASPSTLPGRRSPSPAPAASGANRRPSSPAPAKPASRSRPPSPTVTKQRPPSPQPNAKPPPIQRPALTPTGPPALRKRETKPKESSPVQPLLAHSQETAAAGAASSTKTKDDSSAKVIAGSTSAEEAARILSENRRLAREQKEREEQLRVQREEEERLRKEEEERLAEEQRVQRLEEERRRAEERKRLEEERLHLAQEERQRLEAEEMARQAELQREREEAEARAQEEAEKQRQERERIMQRNQQERMERRKRIEEIMKRTRKTDQSDSKRDEKGMLDETEEEDGKAKEQRLKEVEYRAEEQELQQDAERCDHPAEEPLAMQVQPAVNVNEKVEMSTKEDSGEEEVAISSMPKARVGEKEPSDALLPGVKCRVGSWNFEELIDQPVHPKAQSIAGAEGHDLIDADTAAP; encoded by the exons CTGCAGCTGCGCAGGCGCAGGCAGAGGATCGACGCAGTCAGGCCAGGACCAGCCCTGTGGCAGCATCACCCGACCCAGCCAGCGGCAGCAAGAGCCCTGTGGCCCGGCCAG TCATTGATGGAGCAACCCTAAAAGTAGACGACAGACTCAGAGTAgcaaaggagaggagagaggagcaggagaaacaACAAG CTGCCCGGGAGTCCCAGGCCCTGGAGCGCGAGCGGAAATCTCGGGCGCAATACGAGCAGCAAATGGAGGAGCGACAGaggaagctggaggagcagcgccGGAAGGAGGAACAGCGGCGATCTGCTGTAGAGGAAAAGAGGCGACAGAGGCAGGAGGAAGAAAAG GAGCACTACGAAGCTGTACTGCGGCGAGCGATGGAACGCGGCCAACGGCTGGACCAGAGGCAGAAGAGGTGGTCCTGGGGGGGAGGAGTGAATGTTGATTCCG TGGACAAACGTTTGAAGCAGCAGGCTGATCCCGTGGTCAGCAAGCATCTGTCCTCATCCTCGGCCTCCCTTCTCAATTCCCCAGACAAGA CTTTGGTCAGCTCCCTGCCCTCGGCTCGCCGACCACTCCGCAGCCGCAGCAGTGACCGCCAGAAGCCCCTAACGACCCCCGCAGCCCTGCCTTCAACAAGGGGACCTGACAGTTCACAG AAAACTGTGAAGGAGAAACGGTTCTCATCACCAGGAACCAAACGTCCAGCTTCTCCCTCCACGCTACCAGGCCGCCGTTCGCCCTCCCCTGCACCTGCAGCATCAGGCGCCAACAGGAGACCGTCATCCCCTGCACCAGCAAA GCCGGCTTCACGCTCCCGGCCCCCATCGCCTACTGTGACCAAGCagcgccccccctccccgcagcCCAACGCCAAGCCCCCTCCCATCCAGCGGCCCGCCCTCACACCCACAGGACCTCCTGCTCTCCGAAAGCGGGAGACCAAGCCAAAGGAGAGCTCCCCTGTGCAGCCCCTACTCGCTCACTCCCAGGAGACAGCTGCAGCAGGCGCAGCTTCTAGTACCAAGACCAAAGATG ACAGCAGTGCAAAAGTCATAGCAGGCTCCACATCAGCCGAGGAAGCTGCCAGGATCTTGTCGGAGAACCGACGACTCGCCCgggagcagaaagagagagaggagcagctCCGAGtccagagagaggaggaggagag GCTaaggaaggaagaagaggagcgGCTAGCGGAAGAGCAGAGGGTTCAGCGCCTGGAGGAGGAGCgcaggagagcagaggagaggaagaggctCGAGGAGGAGCGATTGCACCTTGCGCAGGAGGAGAGGCAGAGGCTCGAGGCAGAGGAGATGGCCAGACAAGCGGAGCTGCAGAGGGAG CGTGAGGAGGCCGAGGCTCGGGCCCAGGAGGAGGCCGAGAAACAAAGGCAGGAGCGTGAGAGGATCATGCAGAGGAACCAGCAGGAGCggatggagaggaggaag agaattgAAGAAATTATGAAGAGGACACGAAAAACTGACCAAAGTGATTCTAAG CGGGATGAGAAGGGCATGCTTGATGAGACAGAGGAGGAAGACGGCAAGGCAAAAG AACAGAGACTGAAAGAGGTAGAGTACCGTGCTGAGGAGCAGGAGCTTCAGCAGGATGCAGAGAGGTGTGACCACCCTGCTGAGGAGCCTTTGGCAATGCAGGTGCAGCCTGCagtgaatgtaaatgagaagGTGGAGATGAGCACCAAGGAGGACTCGGGCGAGGAAGAGGTGGCCATTAG CTCGATGCCCAAGGCCCGAGTGGGGGAGAAGGAGCCCAGCGACGCTTTACTGCCAGGCGTCAAGTGCAGGGTGGGATCTTGGAACTTTGAGGAGCTCATTGATCAGCCTGTGCACCCCAAGGCTCAGTCAATTGCTGGGGCAGAGGGACATGACCTGATCGATGCAGATACTGCTGCACCCTAG
- the LOC108928982 gene encoding MAP7 domain-containing protein 2-like isoform X6: protein MWARAGGSQPKMAEGATSVKAMRAQMAAAAQAQAEDRRSQARTSPVAASPDPASGSKSPVARPVIDGATLKVDDRLRVAKERREEQEKQQAARESQALERERKSRAQYEQQMEERQRKLEEQRRKEEQRRSAVEEKRRQRQEEEKEHYEAVLRRAMERGQRLDQRQKRWSWGGGVNVDSALVSSLPSARRPLRSRSSDRQKPLTTPAALPSTRGPDSSQKTVKEKRFSSPGTKRPASPSTLPGRRSPSPAPAASGANRRPSSPAPAKPASRSRPPSPTVTKQRPPSPQPNAKPPPIQRPALTPTGPPALRKRETKPKESSPVQPLLAHSQETAAAGAASSTKTKDDSSAKVIAGSTSAEEAARILSENRRLAREQKEREEQLRVQREEEERLRKEEEERLAEEQRVQRLEEERRRAEERKRLEEERLHLAQEERQRLEAEEMARQAELQREREEAEARAQEEAEKQRQERERIMQRNQQERMERRKRIEEIMKRTRKTDQSDSKRDEKGMLDETEEEDGKAKEQRLKEVEYRAEEQELQQDAERCDHPAEEPLAMQVQPAVNVNEKVEMSTKEDSGEEEVAISSMPKARVGEKEPSDALLPGVKCRVGSWNFEELIDQPVHPKAQSIAGAEGHDLIDADTAAP from the exons CTGCAGCTGCGCAGGCGCAGGCAGAGGATCGACGCAGTCAGGCCAGGACCAGCCCTGTGGCAGCATCACCCGACCCAGCCAGCGGCAGCAAGAGCCCTGTGGCCCGGCCAG TCATTGATGGAGCAACCCTAAAAGTAGACGACAGACTCAGAGTAgcaaaggagaggagagaggagcaggagaaacaACAAG CTGCCCGGGAGTCCCAGGCCCTGGAGCGCGAGCGGAAATCTCGGGCGCAATACGAGCAGCAAATGGAGGAGCGACAGaggaagctggaggagcagcgccGGAAGGAGGAACAGCGGCGATCTGCTGTAGAGGAAAAGAGGCGACAGAGGCAGGAGGAAGAAAAG GAGCACTACGAAGCTGTACTGCGGCGAGCGATGGAACGCGGCCAACGGCTGGACCAGAGGCAGAAGAGGTGGTCCTGGGGGGGAGGAGTGAATGTTGATTCCG CTTTGGTCAGCTCCCTGCCCTCGGCTCGCCGACCACTCCGCAGCCGCAGCAGTGACCGCCAGAAGCCCCTAACGACCCCCGCAGCCCTGCCTTCAACAAGGGGACCTGACAGTTCACAG AAAACTGTGAAGGAGAAACGGTTCTCATCACCAGGAACCAAACGTCCAGCTTCTCCCTCCACGCTACCAGGCCGCCGTTCGCCCTCCCCTGCACCTGCAGCATCAGGCGCCAACAGGAGACCGTCATCCCCTGCACCAGCAAA GCCGGCTTCACGCTCCCGGCCCCCATCGCCTACTGTGACCAAGCagcgccccccctccccgcagcCCAACGCCAAGCCCCCTCCCATCCAGCGGCCCGCCCTCACACCCACAGGACCTCCTGCTCTCCGAAAGCGGGAGACCAAGCCAAAGGAGAGCTCCCCTGTGCAGCCCCTACTCGCTCACTCCCAGGAGACAGCTGCAGCAGGCGCAGCTTCTAGTACCAAGACCAAAGATG ACAGCAGTGCAAAAGTCATAGCAGGCTCCACATCAGCCGAGGAAGCTGCCAGGATCTTGTCGGAGAACCGACGACTCGCCCgggagcagaaagagagagaggagcagctCCGAGtccagagagaggaggaggagag GCTaaggaaggaagaagaggagcgGCTAGCGGAAGAGCAGAGGGTTCAGCGCCTGGAGGAGGAGCgcaggagagcagaggagaggaagaggctCGAGGAGGAGCGATTGCACCTTGCGCAGGAGGAGAGGCAGAGGCTCGAGGCAGAGGAGATGGCCAGACAAGCGGAGCTGCAGAGGGAG CGTGAGGAGGCCGAGGCTCGGGCCCAGGAGGAGGCCGAGAAACAAAGGCAGGAGCGTGAGAGGATCATGCAGAGGAACCAGCAGGAGCggatggagaggaggaag agaattgAAGAAATTATGAAGAGGACACGAAAAACTGACCAAAGTGATTCTAAG CGGGATGAGAAGGGCATGCTTGATGAGACAGAGGAGGAAGACGGCAAGGCAAAAG AACAGAGACTGAAAGAGGTAGAGTACCGTGCTGAGGAGCAGGAGCTTCAGCAGGATGCAGAGAGGTGTGACCACCCTGCTGAGGAGCCTTTGGCAATGCAGGTGCAGCCTGCagtgaatgtaaatgagaagGTGGAGATGAGCACCAAGGAGGACTCGGGCGAGGAAGAGGTGGCCATTAG CTCGATGCCCAAGGCCCGAGTGGGGGAGAAGGAGCCCAGCGACGCTTTACTGCCAGGCGTCAAGTGCAGGGTGGGATCTTGGAACTTTGAGGAGCTCATTGATCAGCCTGTGCACCCCAAGGCTCAGTCAATTGCTGGGGCAGAGGGACATGACCTGATCGATGCAGATACTGCTGCACCCTAG